One window from the genome of Rhodopirellula halodulae encodes:
- a CDS encoding DUF1501 domain-containing protein: MLLQCGGGFGSLALASLLPELAIAGPSSEAPSPLATKLTHHPAKAKSVIFLFMDGGPSHLDTFDPKPDLNKLAGKPIPESFGRVLTAMGEFDSPILPTQRKWAQHGEGGLWVSDWLPHTAKMADELAVIRSVWTNGINHSGGICQMNTGSQFAGRPSLGSWVTYGLGTENENLPAFVVMQEGKGRVINGARNWGAGFMPAVYQGTTMQRSGSPFTNLDRPQHIEGTQQRAALDFLSQLNAAHAVERADNSELEARIRSFELAYQMQSHAPEAVDLSQETEATKKLYGLDQKETEDYGRQLLMARRLVERGVRFVQCYHGAGSKWDAHAKIESNHTRMCGGMDLPVAGLIQDLKQRGLLDETLIVWGGEFGRTPMSEKGDGRDHNPTGFTMWMAGGGVQGGQAYGTTDDLGLHAVEDRLHVHDIHSTVLHLMGIDHRKLVYLHKGRPERIDQNEGRAYKKIVKAT, encoded by the coding sequence ATGCTGCTGCAGTGCGGCGGCGGATTCGGTTCGCTGGCGTTGGCCAGCCTGCTACCGGAACTCGCGATCGCAGGCCCATCGTCGGAAGCCCCCTCGCCCTTGGCGACCAAACTGACGCATCATCCTGCCAAAGCAAAGAGTGTCATTTTTTTGTTCATGGATGGTGGACCCAGCCATCTCGACACCTTTGACCCCAAGCCCGATCTGAACAAATTGGCGGGCAAACCGATCCCCGAAAGCTTCGGTCGGGTGCTGACGGCGATGGGCGAGTTTGATTCGCCAATCTTGCCGACTCAGCGGAAATGGGCGCAACACGGCGAAGGCGGATTGTGGGTTTCAGACTGGCTTCCACACACAGCCAAGATGGCCGACGAACTAGCAGTGATTCGTTCGGTCTGGACCAACGGGATCAACCATTCCGGCGGCATTTGCCAAATGAACACGGGCAGCCAATTTGCCGGCCGACCATCGCTCGGTAGTTGGGTCACCTATGGCCTAGGCACCGAAAACGAAAACCTGCCCGCGTTTGTTGTGATGCAGGAAGGCAAAGGACGCGTCATCAACGGAGCACGCAACTGGGGCGCGGGTTTCATGCCTGCGGTGTACCAGGGAACGACGATGCAGCGTTCCGGATCCCCGTTTACCAACCTGGATCGCCCCCAACACATCGAAGGAACGCAACAACGCGCAGCGTTGGATTTCTTGTCGCAACTGAATGCCGCCCATGCGGTGGAGCGTGCCGACAACAGCGAACTCGAAGCCCGCATCCGGAGTTTCGAACTGGCGTACCAAATGCAGTCGCATGCCCCCGAAGCGGTCGACCTGTCCCAGGAAACCGAAGCGACGAAGAAGCTTTATGGCCTGGATCAAAAGGAGACGGAGGACTACGGCCGACAACTCTTGATGGCGCGGCGGTTGGTCGAGCGAGGTGTCCGGTTCGTTCAGTGTTATCACGGGGCGGGCAGTAAATGGGACGCACACGCCAAAATTGAATCCAATCACACCCGCATGTGCGGCGGAATGGATCTCCCCGTCGCGGGCTTGATCCAAGACCTTAAACAGCGCGGCCTACTCGACGAAACGCTCATCGTTTGGGGCGGCGAATTTGGACGCACACCAATGAGTGAAAAAGGTGACGGTCGCGACCACAACCCAACCGGATTCACGATGTGGATGGCGGGCGGTGGCGTTCAAGGCGGTCAAGCCTACGGAACCACGGACGACCTGGGGTTGCACGCGGTGGAAGATCGCCTGCACGTGCACGACATCCATTCGACGGTGTTGCACCTGATGGGCATCGATCACCGGAAATTGGTCTATCTGCACAAAGGCCGCCCCGAACGCATCGACCAAAATGAGGGCCGAGCGTACAAGAAGATTGTGAAAGCGACGTAG
- a CDS encoding PD-(D/E)XK nuclease family protein, producing MPQTIFLGWNRPLLASTAAWLKEHWLKDNFKSKPTWDLSQVDLVFPSRRAIDRMRELLQEEAVSAGVRLQLPRMVTVGDLPSRLYESRDTALDFEQTLAWARVLSSTAPEDLSALVATPPASDAADAWLELGGTMRRLHNSIAAEGLTYTDVLGLCDGKTETRRWQLFLRLMQQYQAELQSAGKTDPNEAELEAIRQRACRTNRSIVLVGTTDMSKLLVRMLNQVQSSVTALVAAPESEGHRFDRYGNLVSAQWQSHHLPYEPSHLIPAGEISDQTAAIVETLAEFGQSYRTDQITIGVTDESQVDPIENRCELLNVETHRHLGHRVGQTAIGRLMHLVVTYLQRRTWRSLAALVRHADVTAFVSNRLSNEPTSLQWLRQLDQLLSSAFPRSVDEPLPEKVPQSRIATEIRDVLDHWLQPLLASAPKPIRDWSVVVQGVLATLHGDVGQQLLLSSQAEDDSESVSDDATTSPDPQSLSRTHRALQAVFRLLNRFADLSPSLDEPVEGSVAMEMLASRIREVRWVDERMKSQVEILGWLDLALDDSPALVVCGLNHPFVPEAQSGDPFLPKKLRSTLHQSANQRRYARDVHAMQQLLSSRESVRFIVGAHSADGSPTPPSRLLSAASPEDSARLVCDVLTQPRPKIRIEPAQPKSASAQPPVDIERFYSPPPPEPGRTIQTLSVTAFSAYLACPYRFYLRHVLKLRPLDDSPLELAANQFGDLVHGALENFGESDFANETDPKRVEEALLAELHQFAAIYFGDNTSTTVKLQVRQAQRRLKTVALRQAERAAAGWKIHAVEASVDEKKVDEKGNPKKPTGILLDGEFTGLRGRFDRIDHHPETGRWAILDYKTHGYHPEKKHLKKQPDGSTQWVDLQLPLYRRFIPDLGIDASPDQVDLGYFNVAEKDTETQINLAEFSDSQFAAADELIHHCVREIRACHFEPNPEGVEFDDYEMMMNQRVFVPMDEEESFE from the coding sequence ATGCCGCAAACAATCTTTCTGGGATGGAACCGTCCGCTGCTCGCCTCGACCGCCGCGTGGTTGAAAGAGCACTGGCTGAAAGACAACTTCAAAAGCAAACCAACCTGGGACCTGTCGCAAGTCGATTTGGTGTTTCCTTCGCGTCGCGCCATCGATCGGATGCGAGAGCTTTTGCAGGAAGAAGCGGTCTCCGCTGGCGTCCGACTGCAACTCCCGCGAATGGTCACCGTCGGTGATCTGCCGTCGCGTTTGTACGAATCTCGCGACACAGCTCTCGATTTTGAACAAACCTTGGCTTGGGCCCGAGTCCTCTCATCAACCGCCCCGGAGGACCTTTCGGCATTGGTTGCCACACCGCCCGCCTCCGACGCGGCGGACGCGTGGTTGGAACTGGGCGGTACGATGCGACGATTGCACAACTCCATCGCCGCGGAAGGTTTGACCTACACGGATGTGCTCGGTCTTTGCGATGGCAAAACCGAAACGCGGCGTTGGCAATTGTTCCTGCGATTGATGCAGCAATACCAGGCGGAACTTCAGTCCGCTGGCAAAACGGATCCCAACGAAGCCGAACTGGAAGCGATTCGACAACGGGCATGCCGCACCAACCGATCGATCGTTTTGGTTGGCACCACCGACATGTCCAAACTGTTGGTGCGGATGCTGAACCAAGTTCAATCATCCGTGACCGCATTGGTCGCGGCACCGGAATCGGAAGGTCATCGATTCGATCGCTATGGCAACTTGGTTTCCGCGCAGTGGCAATCCCATCATTTGCCGTATGAACCCAGCCACTTGATTCCCGCGGGCGAGATTTCCGACCAAACCGCGGCGATCGTGGAAACGCTGGCTGAATTTGGCCAGTCCTACCGGACCGATCAAATCACCATCGGCGTCACAGACGAATCCCAAGTCGATCCCATCGAAAACCGATGTGAATTGCTCAATGTTGAAACGCATCGCCATTTGGGACACCGAGTCGGCCAAACCGCGATTGGTCGCTTGATGCATTTGGTGGTGACGTACCTTCAACGTCGCACCTGGCGTTCATTGGCGGCGCTCGTTCGACATGCCGATGTCACCGCGTTTGTCAGCAATCGCTTGTCGAACGAACCGACGTCGCTGCAATGGCTGCGTCAGCTCGATCAATTGCTGTCGTCCGCGTTTCCTCGTTCCGTCGACGAACCGCTGCCGGAAAAGGTCCCTCAATCTCGAATCGCAACTGAAATCCGCGACGTGCTGGATCATTGGCTGCAACCGTTGCTGGCATCGGCCCCCAAACCGATTCGAGATTGGAGCGTCGTTGTGCAAGGCGTTCTTGCCACGTTGCACGGCGACGTCGGCCAGCAACTGCTGCTAAGTTCGCAGGCAGAAGACGATTCGGAATCGGTCAGCGATGACGCAACAACATCACCCGACCCCCAATCGCTTTCCCGTACTCACCGTGCCCTGCAGGCCGTCTTTCGTCTCCTGAACCGATTTGCGGATTTGAGCCCATCACTGGACGAGCCCGTTGAAGGTTCCGTTGCGATGGAGATGCTCGCCTCGCGAATTCGCGAGGTGCGTTGGGTGGATGAGCGAATGAAGTCCCAAGTCGAGATCCTGGGATGGCTGGACTTGGCACTGGACGACTCACCGGCGTTGGTCGTTTGTGGTCTGAATCATCCGTTTGTTCCCGAAGCTCAATCCGGCGATCCGTTTCTGCCCAAAAAGCTTCGATCGACGCTGCACCAATCAGCCAACCAACGTCGCTACGCCCGCGACGTGCATGCGATGCAGCAACTGCTTTCATCGCGAGAATCCGTTCGCTTCATCGTCGGTGCTCACTCGGCCGATGGCTCCCCAACGCCACCATCGCGTCTTCTTTCGGCGGCCTCGCCAGAGGACTCTGCCCGTTTGGTTTGCGACGTTCTGACTCAACCGCGACCGAAGATTCGTATCGAACCGGCTCAGCCAAAGTCCGCTTCGGCGCAACCCCCCGTTGACATCGAACGCTTTTACTCGCCGCCGCCACCGGAACCGGGACGCACGATCCAAACGTTGAGCGTGACCGCGTTCTCGGCGTACTTGGCTTGTCCCTATCGCTTTTATCTACGACACGTTTTGAAGTTGCGTCCACTGGACGATTCCCCCTTGGAATTGGCCGCCAACCAGTTTGGGGATTTGGTTCACGGTGCGCTCGAGAATTTTGGCGAGAGCGATTTTGCCAACGAGACCGATCCCAAACGCGTCGAGGAAGCTCTGCTTGCCGAGCTGCATCAATTCGCGGCGATTTATTTCGGCGATAACACCTCGACCACCGTTAAGCTGCAAGTCCGCCAGGCCCAACGCCGATTGAAGACCGTTGCCCTGCGACAAGCGGAACGTGCCGCCGCGGGATGGAAGATCCATGCCGTGGAAGCATCCGTTGACGAAAAGAAGGTCGACGAGAAAGGCAACCCAAAGAAACCAACAGGCATCTTGCTGGACGGCGAGTTCACGGGACTTCGCGGACGCTTTGATCGCATCGATCATCATCCCGAAACCGGTCGATGGGCAATCTTGGACTACAAGACGCACGGTTATCATCCGGAAAAGAAACACCTCAAGAAACAGCCGGACGGCTCGACGCAGTGGGTCGACTTGCAACTGCCGCTTTATCGACGCTTCATCCCCGACCTTGGGATCGATGCGTCGCCAGATCAAGTCGACTTGGGTTATTTCAATGTCGCGGAAAAAGACACCGAAACGCAAATCAATTTGGCTGAATTCAGCGATTCACAATTCGCCGCCGCTGACGAATTGATTCATCACTGCGTTCGCGAAATTCGAGCTTGTCATT
- a CDS encoding metallophosphoesterase family protein, with translation MTLRVLCFSDLHRNHIAARQLVKMADEADLVLGAGDFANRHEGLSDTLDVLCAITTPTVLVPGNGETVEELRDATKEWKAATVLHGEGCDIELKGKAVPIWGVGGGIPVTPFGAWSYDFDEEQAREMLADCPENAILITHSPALDTVDKDSTGRVRGSRTIREVILEKKPRFAVCGHIHDDWESQVTLGSTPVLNAGPNGVFADVPE, from the coding sequence ATGACACTTCGAGTTCTTTGTTTCAGTGATCTGCATCGCAACCACATCGCGGCGCGTCAGTTGGTGAAGATGGCGGACGAAGCCGATCTGGTTTTGGGTGCCGGTGACTTTGCCAATCGACACGAAGGCCTGTCGGACACACTGGATGTCCTGTGTGCGATCACCACGCCGACCGTGCTTGTTCCCGGCAACGGAGAGACGGTCGAAGAACTTCGTGACGCGACGAAGGAGTGGAAAGCCGCGACGGTTTTGCATGGTGAAGGCTGCGACATTGAGCTGAAAGGAAAAGCGGTTCCGATCTGGGGAGTTGGCGGCGGCATCCCGGTCACGCCGTTTGGTGCCTGGAGCTATGACTTCGACGAGGAACAGGCTCGGGAGATGCTGGCCGATTGTCCTGAAAACGCAATTTTGATCACGCATTCGCCCGCGTTGGACACGGTCGACAAAGACAGCACGGGACGTGTTCGAGGCAGCCGAACCATTCGCGAAGTGATCTTGGAAAAGAAACCACGTTTCGCCGTCTGTGGTCACATCCACGATGACTGGGAAAGCCAGGTGACTCTCGGTTCCACGCCCGTGTTGAATGCGGGCCCCAACGGCGTTTTCGCGGACGTTCCAGAGTAA
- a CDS encoding TIGR03960 family B12-binding radical SAM protein — protein MIHHELRRKLESRVLPHVQTPAQYVGGERNIVVKDHRNLRGKLAIGFPDAYTIGMSHHGLQVLYSMINRRDDWCAERVFTPWPDMEAKLREHDLPLYTLETFTPLSEFDVIGLSLQYEISSPNVLTMVDLGGLPLDAVDRTMADPLLVAGGPCCQNPEPMADVFDVMVTGDGEPALPEICDLWIQLREEYRRPDGTYASGEEGRAQREEALSRVAQQLPFAYVPRFYVPHYGENDRIESISRTRDDVPETIAPSVISDLDGIPLPTKPIVPYVNCVHDRIAIEIMRGCPHLCRFCQSTVIKRPLRIREVDTIVEAALESYRSTGFNEISILSLSSSDYPHFEQLVRRLHEVFVPLDVNISVPSLRVNDQLRTLPELLGSTRRKSLTLAPEVARDDMREQIRKKIKNSDLIEGCRAAFQNGFESVKLYFMCGLPGERPVDLDGIVDLAETISTVGKEVNGRYARVTASVSNFVPKSHTPYQWNGMQSREYFHWAHNYLWKRRKIRSVNIKCHDVETSLLEGVISRGDRRTGKAIRLAWERGARMDGWTEHLDAERWWQAIEDAGIDVQHQVHDKYEMMAKLPWDHVNVKFGRTYLEKEQSRATIQLADMANAT, from the coding sequence ATGATTCATCACGAACTGCGACGAAAACTGGAATCTCGCGTTTTGCCCCACGTGCAAACGCCGGCTCAGTACGTTGGCGGGGAACGAAATATCGTCGTCAAGGATCATCGCAATCTTCGCGGGAAATTGGCGATTGGATTTCCTGATGCCTACACGATCGGGATGAGTCATCACGGGTTGCAGGTTCTGTACTCGATGATCAACCGCCGTGACGATTGGTGTGCCGAGCGAGTCTTCACGCCGTGGCCAGACATGGAGGCCAAACTTCGCGAGCACGACCTGCCGCTATACACGCTGGAAACGTTCACGCCGCTCAGCGAATTTGACGTGATCGGACTATCGCTGCAGTATGAAATCAGTTCGCCCAACGTTTTGACGATGGTCGATTTGGGTGGCTTGCCACTGGACGCGGTCGATCGGACCATGGCAGATCCGTTGTTGGTCGCGGGTGGCCCCTGCTGTCAAAACCCCGAGCCGATGGCCGACGTGTTTGACGTGATGGTGACGGGTGATGGCGAGCCTGCTCTGCCGGAGATTTGTGATCTCTGGATTCAGCTTCGCGAAGAATATCGTCGTCCGGATGGGACTTACGCCAGTGGCGAAGAAGGTCGAGCCCAACGCGAGGAGGCTCTTTCTCGCGTGGCTCAGCAATTGCCGTTCGCCTATGTGCCGCGATTTTATGTACCGCACTACGGCGAGAACGATCGCATCGAGTCAATCTCACGCACCCGCGATGACGTGCCGGAAACGATCGCCCCCAGCGTGATCAGCGATTTGGATGGCATTCCGTTGCCGACCAAACCCATCGTTCCCTACGTCAATTGCGTGCACGACCGAATTGCGATTGAGATCATGCGTGGGTGTCCGCACCTTTGTCGGTTCTGTCAAAGCACGGTGATCAAGCGACCGCTGCGAATTCGCGAGGTGGACACGATTGTGGAAGCCGCTTTGGAAAGCTACCGCAGCACAGGCTTCAACGAGATCAGCATCCTTTCGCTCTCCAGCAGCGACTACCCGCACTTTGAACAATTGGTGCGTCGCCTTCACGAAGTCTTTGTGCCTTTGGATGTCAACATCAGCGTGCCAAGCCTGCGTGTGAACGATCAGTTGCGAACGTTGCCCGAGTTGCTCGGGAGCACGCGACGCAAATCGTTGACGTTGGCCCCCGAAGTGGCTCGTGATGACATGCGTGAGCAAATTCGCAAGAAGATCAAAAACAGCGATTTGATCGAAGGTTGCCGGGCGGCCTTCCAGAATGGGTTTGAAAGCGTGAAGCTGTATTTCATGTGCGGCTTGCCCGGTGAGCGTCCTGTCGACTTGGATGGCATTGTGGATTTGGCGGAGACCATTTCCACGGTCGGAAAAGAGGTCAACGGTCGTTACGCCCGCGTGACCGCCAGCGTTTCAAACTTTGTGCCGAAGTCTCATACGCCGTATCAGTGGAATGGCATGCAGTCGCGTGAGTATTTTCATTGGGCTCACAATTATCTGTGGAAACGTCGCAAGATCCGCAGCGTGAATATCAAATGCCACGATGTAGAAACGAGTCTGCTGGAGGGCGTTATCAGCCGGGGCGACCGGCGAACTGGAAAAGCAATCCGTTTGGCGTGGGAACGCGGGGCTCGCATGGACGGGTGGACCGAACACTTGGATGCGGAGCGTTGGTGGCAGGCGATCGAGGACGCGGGAATCGATGTGCAACATCAAGTCCATGACAAGTATGAAATGATGGCCAAGCTTCCGTGGGATCACGTCAATGTGAAGTTCGGGCGAACTTACTTGGAAAAGGAACAGTCTCGAGCCACAATTCAGTTGGCCGACATGGCGAACGCGACGTAG
- the nirD gene encoding nitrite reductase small subunit NirD has protein sequence MSDYESVGKVSDFEDNVGKAVPVDGRMVAVFKKGDEWYAIDDLCPHMGASLAEGHVEGESVTCPWHAWRFCIKDGTWEDNPRTKVDCFDVKVENDEVWVREKPDAE, from the coding sequence ATGAGCGACTACGAAAGCGTCGGGAAAGTATCCGACTTTGAAGACAACGTTGGCAAAGCCGTCCCAGTCGATGGCCGTATGGTGGCTGTCTTCAAAAAAGGGGACGAGTGGTACGCCATCGATGATCTTTGCCCGCACATGGGCGCCTCCTTGGCAGAAGGCCATGTGGAAGGCGAATCCGTGACCTGTCCTTGGCACGCGTGGCGTTTCTGCATCAAAGACGGCACCTGGGAAGACAACCCGCGAACCAAAGTCGACTGTTTCGACGTCAAAGTTGAAAACGACGAAGTCTGGGTCCGCGAAAAACCGGACGCGGAGTGA